A portion of the bacterium (Candidatus Blackallbacteria) CG13_big_fil_rev_8_21_14_2_50_49_14 genome contains these proteins:
- a CDS encoding divergent PAP2 family protein: MSEILGASLFAMLFAQFLKLFTSLLQNRKLNLMRFVESGGMPSSHTAFVVCLSCSIGIVDGWQSSTFAIAVTFALIVMYDATGVRRAAGLQARVLNQIIDELEKGHMIQDKRLKELLGHTPKEVLAGAVLGLLVAFVFNTPVPLVP; encoded by the coding sequence ATGAGCGAAATCTTAGGAGCTTCACTTTTCGCGATGCTCTTTGCACAATTTCTGAAACTCTTCACCTCCCTGCTTCAGAATCGCAAACTCAATCTGATGCGTTTTGTTGAATCAGGGGGCATGCCCAGCTCGCATACCGCATTTGTGGTCTGTCTTTCCTGCTCGATTGGGATCGTAGATGGCTGGCAGAGCAGCACCTTCGCAATCGCCGTCACCTTTGCCTTGATCGTGATGTATGATGCCACAGGGGTGCGCAGAGCCGCCGGACTACAAGCCCGGGTTTTGAACCAGATTATTGACGAACTTGAAAAAGGACATATGATTCAGGATAAACGTCTCAAAGAACTCTTGGGGCATACCCCCAAAGAAGTTCTGGCTGGCGCTGTTTTAGGCCTGCTGGTCGCCTTTGTATTTAATACCCCTGTGCCCTTAGTGCCCTAA
- a CDS encoding methyltransferase — protein sequence MKPIVPTDIENYCRAHTTPLSSLKENLISETFAQTEFPEMLTGQLEGTLLRFLVQLSQARRVLEIGTFTGFSALCMAEGLPEDGELITCDINPESTRLAQKSWAQSPHGKKIQLKMGPALETIAELEGEFDLAFIDADKTNYIAYWQAVVPLIRKGGLIIVDNVLWSGRVLNPERESDHAIVAFNQHARQDSRVESVMLSIRDGMFLARKQV from the coding sequence ATGAAACCCATTGTTCCAACAGATATTGAAAACTATTGCCGTGCGCATACCACCCCTTTAAGCTCTCTGAAGGAAAACCTGATTTCAGAGACCTTTGCCCAGACAGAATTTCCCGAAATGCTGACCGGCCAACTCGAAGGCACTTTGCTGCGTTTTCTGGTTCAGTTGAGTCAGGCCCGCCGAGTTCTGGAAATCGGTACCTTTACAGGCTTCAGCGCCCTCTGCATGGCCGAAGGTTTGCCTGAAGACGGGGAGCTTATCACCTGCGATATCAATCCCGAATCCACCCGCCTGGCACAGAAAAGCTGGGCACAAAGCCCCCACGGAAAAAAAATTCAGCTCAAAATGGGCCCCGCCTTAGAAACAATTGCAGAACTGGAAGGCGAGTTTGATCTGGCTTTTATTGATGCCGACAAAACAAACTATATTGCTTACTGGCAAGCCGTGGTTCCCCTGATCAGAAAAGGCGGGCTGATTATTGTCGACAATGTACTTTGGAGTGGCAGAGTCTTGAACCCAGAGCGGGAAAGTGACCATGCCATTGTGGCCTTTAACCAGCATGCCAGACAGGATTCCCGCGTTGAATCCGTCATGCTCAGCATACGGGACGGTATGTTTCTGGCCCGCAAACAGGTTTGA
- a CDS encoding arabinose efflux permease, with the protein MRETEIPPTAAPRSSFRAVWRNQSFMRLWLGQVFSQLADKVILVYLIVLLVATGNTANSDISRLTLVFTIPAVLFGSLAGVFVDRWNKKWLMIISNALRGVFVLALPLALFFGDKGFLWIYAMTFLISTVTQFFAPAEIAMIPTLIERHNLLAANSLFTTTMLASVVIGFGVGDPILRMVGDHYGHLAIGGMYFVSAIFLVMVHPRFQPQEQKKSSSSVIQEMKEGFQFILKDQAILFSLLRLILLFSAFAALTILVIGFVEDVLRLEKRYFGYLLAVSGLGMGLGAGMVGRFGSAIGKERLIFTGFLSMGSVLTLLSNIHILSGALGFSSKAGRASGLEIAIALLLALLLGLTAAGIAVPLQTMLQEEIPEGMRGKVFGVQNMLINTALTLPMSLAGISADLVDNWFPGHGVEMIMTGVGLSLIMGGLLELIVVKKGGLQMATLEGAGHEKAAE; encoded by the coding sequence ATGCGAGAGACAGAAATTCCCCCCACCGCTGCACCCCGTTCCAGTTTTCGCGCTGTTTGGCGCAACCAGAGCTTTATGCGGCTCTGGCTTGGCCAGGTTTTTTCTCAATTGGCAGATAAGGTAATTCTGGTTTACCTGATTGTCTTATTGGTTGCGACGGGCAATACTGCCAATTCAGATATTTCACGCCTGACCCTGGTCTTTACTATTCCTGCGGTTTTGTTTGGCTCCCTCGCGGGTGTCTTTGTGGACCGCTGGAATAAAAAATGGCTGATGATCATTTCCAATGCCCTGCGCGGCGTCTTTGTGCTGGCCCTGCCCCTTGCGCTTTTCTTTGGCGACAAAGGCTTTCTCTGGATCTACGCCATGACCTTTCTGATTTCAACCGTCACGCAGTTTTTTGCCCCGGCAGAAATCGCGATGATTCCCACCTTGATTGAAAGACACAATCTATTGGCCGCCAATTCATTGTTTACCACCACCATGCTGGCCTCTGTCGTGATTGGCTTTGGCGTGGGAGATCCGATTCTGCGCATGGTGGGCGATCATTACGGACACCTGGCAATTGGGGGCATGTATTTTGTCTCTGCAATTTTTCTGGTCATGGTTCACCCCCGCTTTCAACCCCAGGAACAGAAAAAAAGCAGTTCCTCTGTCATTCAGGAGATGAAAGAAGGCTTTCAGTTTATTCTCAAGGATCAGGCCATTTTGTTTTCTTTGCTGCGCTTGATTCTGCTTTTTTCAGCCTTTGCCGCTTTGACCATTCTCGTGATTGGTTTTGTCGAAGATGTGCTGCGTCTTGAAAAACGTTATTTTGGCTATTTACTGGCCGTCTCAGGGCTGGGCATGGGGCTGGGAGCAGGCATGGTGGGCCGTTTCGGTTCGGCCATCGGCAAAGAACGCTTGATCTTCACAGGTTTTTTGAGCATGGGCAGTGTCTTAACCCTGCTCTCCAATATTCATATTCTTTCCGGTGCGCTGGGCTTCTCATCAAAAGCGGGCCGGGCCTCGGGGCTTGAAATTGCGATTGCCCTGCTGCTGGCCCTGCTGCTGGGCTTAACCGCCGCAGGCATTGCCGTTCCCCTGCAGACCATGCTCCAAGAAGAAATCCCGGAAGGCATGCGGGGCAAAGTTTTTGGCGTTCAGAATATGCTGATCAATACCGCCCTCACCTTGCCGATGTCCTTGGCCGGTATTTCAGCGGATTTAGTCGACAACTGGTTTCCAGGGCATGGGGTTGAAATGATTATGACCGGCGTGGGCCTGAGTTTGATCATGGGGGGATTATTGGAACTGATCGTTGTCAAAAAAGGCGGACTGCAGATGGCAACATTGGAAGGAGCAGGACATGAAAAAGCAGCAGAATAA
- a CDS encoding single-stranded DNA-binding protein: MENLHPRTNSINTVILVGRAGRNPEIKYFESGKTLATFSLAVDRPKSSPDGESQTDWFKIELWGRQAEIAYEYVKKGSLVGIRGRIEFRLPPEGGTPEMVIHNISLRLLGSKHDLAPPKSEDLPF, encoded by the coding sequence ATGGAAAATCTCCACCCCCGCACCAATAGTATTAATACTGTCATTCTGGTGGGCCGTGCCGGTCGCAATCCAGAGATCAAGTATTTTGAAAGTGGCAAAACCCTTGCCACTTTCAGTCTGGCTGTGGATCGCCCAAAATCAAGCCCAGACGGTGAAAGCCAGACCGATTGGTTTAAAATTGAGTTGTGGGGGCGTCAGGCTGAAATTGCCTATGAATACGTTAAAAAAGGATCGCTGGTGGGAATTCGGGGCCGGATAGAGTTTCGCCTGCCCCCTGAGGGAGGAACTCCCGAAATGGTAATTCACAATATCAGCTTGCGTTTATTGGGCAGCAAGCACGATCTGGCTCCGCCTAAATCTGAGGATCTTCCTTTTTAG
- a CDS encoding family 2 glycosyl transferase, with amino-acid sequence MSAGAHHSHMSQISILIPSYNSLKKLKLCLESLQNQWFSDFEVIVIDDGSSDPTPDYLKNLAQHWPRLRWERLPQNQGRSAARNRALALAQGPLLIFLDSDMIVPPEFVSAHHRFHLQHGPGWIGQGQVIITHDAENPTQTPYSSWTDASRAFFDTCNLSVALEPLQIAGGFDPNFRQYGWEDLELGIRLRRQGMRSAPVPEARGYHLEARFSSTDWPALIEKEQARGAGAWLFFQKHPTFEVRIITQLTPLHQALDWLLQAGGWLNEAKILKKLDTLAQQGHEKMALALARGLLNHHQLKALHKARQTKNEKAL; translated from the coding sequence ATGTCTGCAGGGGCACACCATTCGCACATGTCACAAATCAGCATTCTCATTCCCAGCTATAATAGCCTCAAGAAATTGAAACTCTGCTTAGAATCCCTTCAAAACCAATGGTTTAGCGATTTTGAAGTGATCGTGATTGACGATGGTTCAAGTGATCCTACCCCTGATTATTTAAAAAATCTGGCCCAGCATTGGCCCCGTTTGCGCTGGGAACGCCTGCCCCAGAATCAGGGCCGTTCGGCGGCCCGCAACCGTGCCTTGGCTTTGGCCCAAGGGCCGCTGCTGATTTTTCTGGATAGCGATATGATTGTGCCGCCTGAGTTTGTCTCCGCTCACCATCGCTTTCATCTTCAACACGGCCCTGGCTGGATCGGGCAAGGCCAGGTCATCATCACCCATGACGCAGAAAACCCGACCCAAACCCCCTACAGTTCCTGGACAGATGCTTCTCGTGCTTTTTTTGATACCTGCAATCTCTCGGTTGCACTTGAGCCGCTTCAAATTGCGGGCGGATTTGATCCGAACTTTCGCCAATACGGTTGGGAAGATCTCGAACTGGGCATTCGGCTGCGCAGACAGGGAATGCGTTCAGCCCCCGTACCCGAAGCCCGGGGATACCACCTTGAAGCCCGTTTTTCGAGCACCGATTGGCCTGCCTTGATTGAAAAAGAACAGGCGCGGGGCGCAGGAGCCTGGCTCTTTTTTCAAAAACATCCCACGTTTGAAGTTCGCATAATCACGCAACTCACTCCCCTGCACCAGGCCTTGGATTGGCTACTGCAAGCTGGAGGGTGGCTCAATGAAGCCAAAATTCTGAAAAAGCTAGATACCCTTGCACAGCAGGGCCATGAAAAAATGGCACTGGCACTGGCCAGGGGACTTTTGAATCACCACCAGCTCAAAGCCCTGCACAAAGCACGTCAGACAAAAAATGAAAAAGCCCTCTGA
- a CDS encoding alpha-amylase encodes MKQLRSLLTTALLSSLALTACSSLSNTLLPVGTQTAGRVQAQAASSAQTNLSAYSIGAAKNLIAARKQSPAPALAARNLSANFATPEWVKDAVFYQIFPERFANGNTRNDPPGTEPWGSKPKLYNFMGGDLEGVIQKLPYLKELGINAIYFNPIFEAPNSNHKYNTADYMKLDPAFGDMNTFKTLIAKAHSMGIKVVLDAVFNHSGDAHWAFQDVIKNGPKSKYWNWYLVHGFPVVQEPKPNYESWWGFASLPKWNEYNPEVREYLFKAAEYWTQQGIDGWRLDVPNEVRDMNFWREFRTRVKRMNPELYIVGEIWGDGSPWLQGDQFDAVMNYQFRETVFDFLINDKTSVDQLDWGLEGLRKRHPDSVTYSMFNVLGSHDTARILSMAKGDINKVKLAALFQMSYVGAPVIYYGDEIGLAGEMDPDCRRTMPWEPSQWNQDLRTYYKRLIQIRNQYPVLRRGSFRSLMRHNDNRTFAYLREDAKSKIMVVINNNLKAQDIPLDLTRVNVPDGNLRDLISGRTLQIRNGQLLAPQVPAKTGLLLEWSPAR; translated from the coding sequence ATGAAACAGTTACGTTCGCTCTTGACCACTGCCTTGCTCAGTAGCTTGGCCCTTACCGCCTGCTCCAGCCTAAGCAACACACTTCTTCCCGTTGGCACACAAACAGCTGGACGGGTACAGGCTCAAGCTGCCAGCTCAGCCCAAACCAACCTTTCTGCCTATTCCATCGGGGCCGCCAAAAATCTGATTGCTGCGCGCAAACAAAGCCCAGCTCCTGCTCTGGCTGCTCGCAATCTAAGCGCTAACTTCGCAACCCCCGAATGGGTCAAAGACGCTGTTTTTTATCAGATTTTTCCTGAGCGTTTTGCCAATGGCAATACCCGCAACGATCCTCCCGGCACCGAGCCCTGGGGCAGCAAACCCAAGCTCTATAATTTCATGGGGGGAGACCTTGAAGGCGTTATCCAAAAATTGCCCTATCTAAAAGAACTGGGTATCAACGCGATTTACTTCAATCCTATTTTTGAAGCCCCCAATTCAAACCACAAATACAATACCGCTGATTATATGAAACTCGACCCCGCCTTCGGGGATATGAATACCTTCAAAACGCTGATTGCCAAAGCACACAGCATGGGTATCAAAGTTGTATTGGACGCAGTTTTTAACCACTCTGGCGATGCTCACTGGGCCTTTCAGGACGTGATCAAAAATGGGCCGAAATCCAAATATTGGAACTGGTATCTGGTGCATGGTTTCCCCGTGGTTCAGGAGCCAAAACCCAATTATGAATCCTGGTGGGGTTTTGCCAGCCTGCCCAAATGGAACGAATACAATCCTGAAGTGCGTGAATATCTCTTCAAAGCCGCAGAATACTGGACCCAACAGGGCATTGACGGCTGGCGTCTGGACGTCCCCAATGAAGTACGCGATATGAATTTCTGGCGTGAATTCCGCACCCGAGTCAAACGCATGAATCCCGAGCTCTATATCGTGGGCGAAATCTGGGGCGACGGTTCACCCTGGCTTCAGGGTGATCAGTTTGATGCGGTCATGAACTATCAGTTCCGCGAAACCGTCTTTGATTTCCTGATCAATGACAAAACCAGTGTTGACCAATTGGATTGGGGCCTGGAAGGGCTGCGTAAACGTCACCCCGACTCCGTCACCTATTCCATGTTCAATGTTTTGGGCAGCCACGATACCGCCCGTATCCTCAGCATGGCCAAAGGCGATATCAACAAGGTCAAACTGGCTGCTCTTTTCCAAATGAGCTATGTGGGTGCCCCTGTGATTTATTATGGGGACGAAATTGGCTTGGCCGGTGAAATGGACCCCGATTGTCGCCGCACCATGCCCTGGGAGCCTTCCCAATGGAATCAGGATCTGCGTACCTATTACAAACGCCTGATCCAAATTCGCAACCAATATCCTGTCTTGCGCCGAGGCAGCTTCCGCAGCCTGATGCGTCACAATGACAACCGCACCTTTGCCTATCTGCGTGAAGACGCCAAAAGCAAAATCATGGTCGTCATCAACAATAATCTCAAAGCCCAGGATATTCCCCTGGATCTGACTCGCGTCAATGTTCCAGATGGCAACTTGCGCGACCTGATCAGCGGACGCACTCTGCAAATCCGCAATGGCCAGTTGCTTGCTCCTCAGGTTCCGGCCAAAACAGGCCTGCTCCTGGAGTGGAGCCCGGCTCGCTAA
- a CDS encoding polysaccharide biosynthesis protein: MTARLPLFRLVHVSLDIVLCLAVYLCVYLLRFEGQIPQAELSAFWVCLPLLSALRLFSNYSQGLYSHLWKYVGLRELFSIFKAVLLGSLFFVVSTYLLGLTGFPRSIFFFEGAFYFLAIGGVRFSRRYSSEMRFFKQNQPSSRALIIGAGDAGMMVAAGMLRTPEQGFIPVGFIDDNPEKWRARIHGLRVFGDRQKIAEIVTDREIDTVIVAMPSARRQVIREIVEICQPLPVRLQIVPATYQILKGEVSIEQLRQIQIEDLLGRDPVKINDENLQSFIKGRKILVTGAGGSIGSELCRQILDYQPAMLYLIGHGENSLYLLQNELKNRQIETVVADIRNRPQIEALFQRLQPEIVFHAAAHKHVPLMQDNIQEAFLNNVLGTHFLLQAAQKAQVNTFVQISTDKAAEPSNVMGLSKYFAELAVHRMEHNHTDLNCSIVRFGNVIGSRGSVIPLFQRQIEKGGPLTITDPEMTRYFMTIPEAVQLVLQASILKAKAQTFILDMGEPVRILDLAQNLIRLSGYQADEIEIQTVGIRSGEKLHETLVWQDEQLLPTPCPQILAAEASAERLQNHLSKLESILTYLQASDEIPDFENWLKTQVFPHFPLLDLKQESPPPRSAL; encoded by the coding sequence GTGACTGCACGCCTGCCTTTGTTTCGCCTGGTTCACGTTTCGCTCGATATTGTCCTTTGCTTGGCCGTTTACCTCTGTGTTTATCTTTTGCGTTTTGAAGGGCAAATTCCACAAGCAGAACTGAGCGCATTCTGGGTCTGCCTGCCCCTGCTCTCTGCTTTGCGCCTGTTTTCAAACTACAGCCAGGGCCTCTATTCCCATCTCTGGAAATATGTTGGGCTGCGTGAGCTTTTCAGTATTTTCAAGGCTGTTTTGCTGGGTTCGCTCTTCTTTGTGGTCTCCACCTATCTTTTGGGTTTAACAGGCTTTCCGCGCTCCATTTTCTTTTTTGAGGGTGCTTTTTATTTCCTGGCGATTGGAGGCGTACGCTTCAGTCGCCGCTACTCTTCTGAAATGCGCTTTTTCAAACAGAATCAGCCCAGCTCCCGCGCCTTGATTATTGGCGCAGGAGATGCAGGCATGATGGTAGCCGCCGGTATGCTGCGCACCCCAGAACAGGGCTTTATACCCGTCGGTTTTATTGATGACAACCCAGAAAAATGGCGCGCCCGAATCCATGGTCTGCGGGTCTTTGGCGATCGCCAGAAAATCGCAGAAATCGTCACAGATCGTGAAATCGATACTGTGATTGTGGCCATGCCCTCTGCCCGGCGCCAGGTGATTCGTGAAATTGTAGAAATCTGCCAACCGCTTCCTGTGCGTCTGCAGATCGTACCCGCCACCTATCAAATTCTCAAAGGCGAAGTTTCGATTGAGCAGTTGCGCCAAATTCAGATTGAAGATTTATTGGGGCGCGACCCCGTTAAAATCAACGATGAAAACCTTCAGAGCTTTATCAAAGGCCGCAAAATCCTGGTGACAGGAGCCGGTGGCTCCATCGGCTCTGAACTCTGCCGCCAGATTCTGGATTACCAACCCGCCATGCTGTATTTAATCGGCCATGGCGAAAACAGTCTCTATCTTCTTCAAAACGAATTAAAAAATCGTCAAATCGAAACAGTGGTCGCAGATATCCGCAACCGCCCCCAAATTGAAGCTCTTTTTCAAAGACTTCAGCCCGAAATTGTCTTTCATGCCGCAGCCCATAAGCATGTGCCTTTGATGCAGGACAATATTCAGGAAGCTTTTTTAAACAATGTACTGGGCACCCATTTTTTGCTGCAGGCGGCTCAAAAAGCCCAGGTCAACACCTTTGTACAGATCTCTACAGACAAAGCGGCAGAGCCCAGCAATGTTATGGGGTTAAGTAAATATTTTGCCGAACTGGCTGTCCACCGCATGGAACACAACCATACCGACCTGAACTGCAGCATTGTGAGATTTGGCAATGTGATTGGCAGCCGGGGCAGCGTGATTCCTCTGTTTCAACGCCAGATTGAGAAGGGGGGCCCCCTCACGATTACCGATCCAGAAATGACGCGTTATTTTATGACCATTCCCGAAGCCGTTCAATTGGTCTTACAGGCCAGTATTCTCAAAGCCAAAGCCCAAACCTTTATTCTGGATATGGGAGAACCTGTTCGCATTCTGGACTTGGCCCAAAATCTGATTCGTCTCTCAGGTTACCAGGCCGATGAAATCGAAATTCAGACCGTGGGGATCCGTTCAGGCGAAAAGTTACATGAAACCCTGGTCTGGCAGGATGAACAACTGCTGCCTACACCCTGCCCACAAATTCTGGCGGCAGAAGCCTCTGCCGAAAGACTTCAGAACCATCTGAGCAAACTCGAAAGCATTCTGACCTATTTACAGGCTTCCGACGAAATACCTGATTTTGAAAACTGGTTAAAAACGCAGGTCTTTCCCCATTTTCCGTTGCTCGATCTCAAACAGGAAAGCCCGCCTCCCCGGAGCGCCCTGTGA
- a CDS encoding symporter, whose amino-acid sequence MMEIDLVRLNFSAQSLNILNIAIAVIMFGVALDMHPDDFRRVLRSPRAPLIGLTCQFLLLPALAFVLILLLRPQPSIALGLLLVAACPGGSFSNFLTHFSRGNAALSVTMSSVSTAASILMTPFNLAFWGRLNPQTAPLLQSIAMNPPEIFQTVFLILILPLALGMGVNLRFPQWSQRLLRPFQIFSLVFLLVFIGLALRNNFNYFIQYIGIAAWIVAITNGLALAMGYWTARLLRLTLFDARAVSFEVGIQNAGFGLILVFNFFNGLGGMALIAAWWGVWHLITGLALALFWRARPLHFEAAEGVPFGVGASAS is encoded by the coding sequence GTGATGGAGATTGACCTGGTTCGTCTCAATTTTAGTGCCCAAAGTTTGAATATTCTCAATATTGCCATTGCCGTGATTATGTTTGGGGTGGCCCTGGACATGCACCCCGATGATTTTCGCCGTGTGCTGCGCTCTCCCCGCGCCCCTTTGATTGGCTTGACCTGCCAGTTTTTACTTTTGCCTGCTTTGGCCTTTGTCCTGATTCTGCTCCTCAGGCCGCAACCGAGTATTGCCTTGGGACTTTTGTTGGTGGCGGCTTGCCCTGGGGGCAGCTTCTCAAATTTTTTAACCCATTTCAGCCGGGGCAATGCAGCACTTTCGGTGACCATGTCTTCGGTTTCGACGGCGGCTTCGATTCTGATGACCCCCTTTAATCTTGCTTTTTGGGGGCGTCTCAATCCGCAAACCGCTCCCTTGCTGCAATCGATTGCCATGAACCCGCCCGAGATTTTTCAGACCGTGTTTTTAATTCTGATTCTGCCTTTGGCTTTGGGCATGGGGGTCAATCTGCGTTTTCCCCAGTGGTCGCAACGCCTCTTGCGCCCTTTTCAAATTTTTTCTCTGGTTTTTCTCTTGGTCTTTATTGGCTTGGCTTTGCGCAATAATTTTAATTATTTCATTCAATATATTGGCATTGCAGCCTGGATTGTGGCAATTACCAATGGTCTGGCCCTGGCCATGGGCTATTGGACCGCCCGTTTGCTCAGACTGACGCTCTTTGATGCCCGTGCGGTTTCGTTTGAGGTGGGCATTCAGAATGCAGGTTTTGGCCTGATTCTGGTCTTTAATTTTTTCAATGGCCTGGGGGGCATGGCTCTGATTGCCGCCTGGTGGGGGGTCTGGCATTTGATTACCGGGCTGGCGCTGGCGCTCTTTTGGCGGGCGCGGCCTCTGCATTTTGAGGCTGCCGAAGGGGTGCCTTTTGGGGTGGGGGCTTCAGCTTCTTGA